In Salinigranum marinum, one DNA window encodes the following:
- a CDS encoding GYD domain-containing protein has protein sequence MPTYLTLIEYTEQGIAHMNESPERLQRAREIAAEHGGELSQFFLTMGEYDAVVVSTFPDDESYAKTMLTIAQGGAVRTETLRAFTEGEYRDVCDAL, from the coding sequence ATGCCGACGTATCTCACGCTGATCGAGTACACGGAGCAGGGAATCGCACACATGAACGAAAGCCCCGAGCGGCTCCAGCGGGCGCGGGAGATCGCCGCCGAACACGGCGGCGAACTGAGCCAGTTCTTCCTCACGATGGGCGAGTACGACGCCGTCGTCGTCTCGACGTTTCCGGACGACGAGTCGTACGCGAAGACGATGCTCACCATCGCACAGGGCGGGGCCGTCCGGACGGAGACGCTACGGGCGTTCACCGAAGGCGAGTACCGCGACGTCTGCGACGCGCTCTGA
- a CDS encoding aminopeptidase, translating to MDPRVREHAEIIADHSTGIEAGENVVISMPREAEALAVALHEIVGDRGANPIYLNNSERASRAFMRARADDESDGGEFETPAHQLALYEESDVVVVARGGANVSEQSDVAPETTAAYRRAMQPVLKERLSKRWCLTQFPTSGHAQLAGMSTEAYENFVWDAVTLDWDAQRDHQAAMVELLDDADEVRIRSGEGTDVTMSVAGNTTLNDYGEKNLPGGEVFTAPVRDSVEGEVHFDMPLYRQGREIEGVRVRFEDGRVESYSAERNEAVLDGVFDTDEGARYLGELGIGMNRNIDQFTYNMLFDEKMGDTVHMAVGAAYEECVGDENEANESAEHVDMIVDMSEDSIIEVDGEVVQRNGTFVFEDGFE from the coding sequence ATGGACCCACGCGTTCGCGAACACGCGGAGATCATCGCCGACCACTCGACCGGCATCGAGGCGGGCGAGAACGTCGTCATCTCGATGCCGCGAGAGGCCGAAGCGCTCGCCGTCGCGCTCCACGAGATCGTCGGGGATCGGGGGGCGAACCCGATCTACCTGAACAACTCCGAGCGGGCCTCGCGGGCGTTCATGCGGGCACGCGCCGACGACGAGAGCGACGGCGGCGAGTTCGAGACACCCGCCCATCAGTTGGCGCTGTACGAGGAGAGCGACGTCGTCGTCGTGGCCCGTGGCGGGGCCAACGTGAGCGAACAGTCGGACGTCGCACCGGAGACGACGGCGGCGTACCGCCGGGCGATGCAGCCGGTGTTGAAAGAGCGGCTCTCGAAGCGGTGGTGTCTCACGCAGTTCCCCACTTCCGGCCACGCCCAGCTCGCGGGGATGAGCACCGAGGCGTACGAGAACTTCGTCTGGGACGCCGTCACGCTCGACTGGGACGCCCAGCGCGACCACCAAGCGGCGATGGTCGAACTCCTCGACGACGCCGACGAGGTGCGCATCAGGTCGGGTGAGGGGACGGATGTGACGATGTCGGTCGCGGGGAACACCACGCTGAACGACTACGGCGAGAAGAACCTCCCCGGAGGAGAGGTGTTCACCGCCCCCGTGCGCGACTCCGTCGAGGGCGAGGTCCACTTCGACATGCCGCTGTACCGCCAGGGGCGCGAGATCGAGGGCGTGCGCGTCAGGTTCGAGGACGGCCGCGTCGAGTCGTACTCGGCGGAACGGAACGAGGCAGTGCTCGACGGCGTCTTCGATACGGACGAGGGCGCGCGGTATCTCGGCGAGTTGGGCATCGGCATGAACCGGAACATCGACCAGTTCACCTACAACATGCTGTTCGACGAGAAGATGGGCGACACGGTCCACATGGCCGTCGGCGCGGCGTACGAGGAGTGCGTCGGCGACGAGAACGAGGCGAACGAGTCGGCCGAACACGTCGACATGATCGTCGACATGTCCGAGGATTCGATCATCGAAGTCGACGGGGAGGTCGTCCAGCGCAACGGTACGTTCGTGTTCGAAGACGGGTTCGAGTAG